One genomic segment of Suncus etruscus isolate mSunEtr1 chromosome 15, mSunEtr1.pri.cur, whole genome shotgun sequence includes these proteins:
- the CCL24 gene encoding C-C motif chemokine 24, giving the protein MARLSVFGIGLLLLLTLFTHHMVPTGSVVVPMSCCLAFISKKIPENRVVSYQLASRSVCPKEGVIFTTRKGQKFCGDPKLSWVQQYMKKLDAKQKKAAARTMLLGNRIPVHRHPANSTANNTVV; this is encoded by the exons ATGGCAAGACTCAGTGTGTTTGGAATTGGCCTCCTGCTGCTGCTGACCCTGTTCACCCACCACATGGTCCCTACAG GTTCTGTGGTTGTCCCCATGTCCTGCTGCCTGGCCTTCATTTCCAAGAAGATTCCCGAGAACCGAGTGGTGAGTTACCAGCTGGCCAGCCGGAGCGTCTGCCCCAAAGAAGGCGTGAT CTTCACTACCAGGAAAGGCCAGAAGTTCTGTGGTGACCCCAAGCTTTCATGGGTCCAACAGTACATGAAGAAACTAGATGCCAAGCAAAAAAAGGCTGCGGCGAGGACCATGCTACTGGGCAACAGAATCCCCGTTCACCGGCACCCGGCTAATAGCACTGCTAATAACACTGTGGTCTAG